TCGTGTACGAGGACGGTATCAGTATGGACCGCTCGCAAGGACCGCTCATCAGATGTCCTTCTCTCAGGGGAGGTATCGTATATAAAAAGGTTTGCATGATCGGATGCTGCTGAATTCGCTGCGGGAAGAAGTATCTGCTCCCACGCAGTGCAGGCAGCACAGCTTTTAATATACAAGAACAGCTAAACTCGTCATGAGGTGTTCGTGTGGCTTTGTTTGACTCCCAGCTTCCGATAGTGATAGTCATTCTGCTCATACTTCTGAGCCAGTCGATCAAGATTGTGAGAGAGTATGAGCGTGTCGTCGTCTTCAGGCTCGGCAGGTACAGTGGCGTCAAGGGTCCGGGTCTGTTCTTCATAATACCAATCATAGACAGGGTGCAGCTCATAGATCTCCGGGTCGTCACGATAGATGTGCAGAAGCAGGTCGTGATAACAAGGGATAACGTGACCGTGGATGTTGATGCGGTGATATACTACCGCGTCATGGACCCGGCAAAGGCCGTGATCCAGGTGGAGAATTACAGGGTGGCGACAGCGCTTCTCTCGCAGACAACGCTGAGAGACGTTCTGGGCCAGATAGATCTGGACGATCTCCTCTCAAAGAGAGAGGAGCTGAACCTCAAGCTCCAGACGATCCTCGACAGGCACACAGATCCATGGGGCATAAAGGTGACTGCAGTCACGCTGAGAGATGTCAGCCTACCGGAATCGATGATGCGCGCGATAGCGAAGCAGGCAGAGGCCGAGAGGGAGAAGCGTTCCAGGATCATTCTGGCGGATGGCGAGCTCCAGGCATCGAAGACGATGGCCGAGGCTGCCGCGCTGTATGAGCACGCGCCTGTCGCCATAAAGCTCAGGGAGCTCCAGACCCTTGCGGAGATCGCCAGGGAGAGGAACCTGATAGTGGTGACATCAGGTGCTGACGTTGGGAGCACAGCAGGTCTGGTGGCAGCCCTCCAGAGAGCGGTTGAGGAGGCGGGCAGAGCAGGCGAAAGACGGGCGTGAAAGTGATCTGAGATGGGGCCGCATCTGAAGGCTGTGGTACTGCTGATGATGATCTCATCCCCCTGCCTTGGAGGGGTTGTATCCCTGCAGATAGACGGAGCCATAACTCCGGCGAGCGATGATCTTGTGAAGGCGGCAATAACCTACGCTGAGAGTTCGAACGCAGATGCACTGGTTCTGATGCTCGATACACCCGGAGGCGGCCTGAGCGAGACCCTGGAGATAATTGCAGCTGTGGAGAGAACAGAGATACCCGTGGTTGGATATGTCTCCCCTCCGGGAGCAAAGGCGTGGTCTGCAGGAACGATGATACTGATCAGCACGGACATAGCAGCCATGGCCCCGAACACGATCATAGGCTCTGCCCAGCCGGTCAGGCTCCTTCCCACAGGGGCAACTGAGCCTGTCAACGATACAAAGACCACGAATGCGATAGTGGCGCTCATCGAGGAGAAGGCCAGGGTCCACGGGCGGAACAGGACCGCAGCGAGGGAGTTCGTCCTGAGCAACCTCAATCTGAACGCAGAGGAGGCGCTGGAGTACGGGGTGATCGAGCATGTCTCCCCCGATATCAGCAGCCTCCTCAGATCGATCAATGGCAGCTCTGCGAAGAACAGAACCCTTGCGACAGAGGGGGCTGCAGTGGTGATCTTTGAGCCAGACCTGAGGCTCAGGATGCTTATGCTTCTGTCTGACCCAACAATCGCTGGACTGCTGTTGCTCATCGGCCTCTACGCTCTCATCTTCGGGATCTCAAATCCGGGCCTCGGAGCAGAGGTATTCGGGGTCATAGCGATCGCGCTCGGGCTCATAGGCCAGGGGTTCGACGTCAACATCGGCGCCCTCTTTCTGATAATCGTCGGCATGGGCCTGATCCTGGCAGAGCTCCACACCCACGCGATGGGCGTTCTGGGAGTTGCCGGGCTGATATGCATCGTGCTGGGCACGCTCCTCTTCGCGCCCATAGGATTCCCGGAGTGGTATCTGCCCGGAGAGTACCAGCGTTCTGTTATCAGGCTCTTCCTGCTCCCCTCTCTGACCATGGCGGGATTCTTCGCGTTCGCGGTTTACAAGATAGCAGAGGCGAGGCGCAGGCCGACCTTTGAGGAGACCGCAGGACAGTACGCAGAGGCGATCGAGACCCTGGATCCGAGGGGTTATGTCATATACCGCGGTGAGTACTGGAATGCGGAGGCTGATGAGAGAATCGAAAAGGGGGAAACGGTCGAGGTCGTGGGGATCTCCGGCCGCATCCTCAGGGTCAGGAAGGTCAGATGATGTTGCTTATCATCGTGCCTATGCCTGCGTCCGTCAGAAGCTCGAGTATGATCGCATGAGGAATCCTGCCGTCGATTATATGTGCTTTCTCGACGCCGCGCTCAACAGCCAGGACACACGCCTCGACCTTCGGGATCATGCCGCCCTTTATGACACCCCTATCAACGAGCCTCTGAAACTCTGAGGGCGAGAACTGGGAGATCACCCTGCCCGGCTCGTTCGGATCCTCTCTCACTCCCTCGACATCTGTGATGGATATTAGCTTCTTTGCACGCAGGGCGACGGCCACAGCCCCCGCCACGGTATCAGCGTTGACGTTCAGGCTGTTCCCCTCCCTGTCGATCGCAATGGGCGAGATCACAGGGATGTAGCCCTTGCCTGCAGTGATCATCAGTATCTCCGGGTTTATCTCCTCGACCTCTCCGACGTAGCCCAGATCGATGTTCTCGCCGTTCACATTCATCGGCGGCTTCTTCCTCGCCACTATGAGCATCCCATCCTTTCCGGAGAGCCCGATGCCCTTACCGCCATAC
The sequence above is drawn from the Methanothrix sp. genome and encodes:
- the argB gene encoding acetylglutamate kinase encodes the protein MRKEQVLIEALPYIREFYDSIMVIKIGGSIMTNREILENFIQDVILLRYIGIHPVVVHGGGPEISETMKRLGKKAEFVAGLRVTDRETLEIARMVLLGNINAELVSLIGKYGGKGIGLSGKDGMLIVARKKPPMNVNGENIDLGYVGEVEEINPEILMITAGKGYIPVISPIAIDREGNSLNVNADTVAGAVAVALRAKKLISITDVEGVREDPNEPGRVISQFSPSEFQRLVDRGVIKGGMIPKVEACVLAVERGVEKAHIIDGRIPHAIILELLTDAGIGTMISNII
- a CDS encoding nodulation protein NfeD, coding for MGPHLKAVVLLMMISSPCLGGVVSLQIDGAITPASDDLVKAAITYAESSNADALVLMLDTPGGGLSETLEIIAAVERTEIPVVGYVSPPGAKAWSAGTMILISTDIAAMAPNTIIGSAQPVRLLPTGATEPVNDTKTTNAIVALIEEKARVHGRNRTAAREFVLSNLNLNAEEALEYGVIEHVSPDISSLLRSINGSSAKNRTLATEGAAVVIFEPDLRLRMLMLLSDPTIAGLLLLIGLYALIFGISNPGLGAEVFGVIAIALGLIGQGFDVNIGALFLIIVGMGLILAELHTHAMGVLGVAGLICIVLGTLLFAPIGFPEWYLPGEYQRSVIRLFLLPSLTMAGFFAFAVYKIAEARRRPTFEETAGQYAEAIETLDPRGYVIYRGEYWNAEADERIEKGETVEVVGISGRILRVRKVR
- a CDS encoding slipin family protein — protein: MALFDSQLPIVIVILLILLSQSIKIVREYERVVVFRLGRYSGVKGPGLFFIIPIIDRVQLIDLRVVTIDVQKQVVITRDNVTVDVDAVIYYRVMDPAKAVIQVENYRVATALLSQTTLRDVLGQIDLDDLLSKREELNLKLQTILDRHTDPWGIKVTAVTLRDVSLPESMMRAIAKQAEAEREKRSRIILADGELQASKTMAEAAALYEHAPVAIKLRELQTLAEIARERNLIVVTSGADVGSTAGLVAALQRAVEEAGRAGERRA